ATTTATTAACTCATAGTAGTTTCGAAAAATTCCAACAAATCATTCATTCCTTCCCTCAAGAAACATTAACTGGAGTTGAATTAGAGTTTGTTAGAAAGGATAAATCTACTTTTTTTGTGAGTTTAAATTCTATCCCAACGTATGATAAAAATGGGAATTTTGTCATTAGCAAATCCACTGTTTTTGATATCACTGACAGAAAAATAGCCGAAGATAAACTTAATGATTATTCTCAAAAAATCCAACTCCAAAACAAACGACTCCAAAAAGCTGTAGAAGCAGCGATCAAAGCAAACCAATCAAAATCAGTATTTTTTTCCAAAATCACACATGAACTTCGAACACCATTACACGCAGTCATTGGGTTCTCACAAATATTAGAAAAGGACCCCAATTTACCAGATCATTTAAAAGGGTATGTTAATTCATTATACGAAAATGGCGTACATTTATTGGGAATGATCAATGATATATTAGATCTTTCTAAAATAGAAGCCGGTAAGATGACAGAGACTAGAGAAAAATTTTCTTTAGTTCAATTATGGGACACATTATTTTCGATGTTTTCGTATCGATTTGCAGAAAAACAAATTCATTTTGAACTACTACAACCAGAAACAATTGAAAATAAATTTTATGAAGCAGACCTGCAAAAAATTAGACAAATATTAGTCAATTTACTCGGCAATTCGTTGAAATTTACAAACCAAGGATTTGTGAATTTGGAAATCCAAATTAAGCAAGGCTTGGAACCTAATATTGATTTGGTTTGTTTTACCGTCAAAGACTCTGGAATTGGAATCCCTAAAGACCAACTCCATTCTATTTTTGAAGCTTTCCAACAAACAGAACAAGGGAGTTCCTACCAAGAAGGAACAGGGCTTGGACTCTCCATCTCACATCAATTAGTTGATTTTTTGGGAGGAACGATACAGGTAGATAGTGAATTGAACCAAGGTTCTACTTTTGTATTTGAGTTACCTCTTCTTCAGTTGATGGAAATCCCAAATGATCTAATTCTTAAATCTAAAATTGGACCTACAAATTCTAAAGAAGTTTGGCATATAACAAATGCTGACGAAAAAGAAAAAGAATATGTAAGGAACTTTCTAAATTCTGAAGACAATCAGTTTAAAAATGAAATTTTACAACTGATCAAAATCCAAAACTTTGGCCAACTATTACAACTATTAGGTAAAATCACTTCGGAAGCAAAAGGAAAAACAATTTTACTCGAAAAAGTAAAGAACAAACGATATAAATTTTTAATTGATTTGGTTCAATCTTCTTCCCTTTAAGGGATCATTGTTTTTCAGTTTTAATCTCTATTTTCTGGTAATTTTTTTGTTTTAAAATGTCTGTGACTGTTACAAACGTTCCAAATTCAATGTGTTGGTCTACTTCTAAGCTTACAGATTTGTTTGGATCAGAATTACTCTCTAAGGTTTTTACAAATGTATCCATATCCATTTTGGTATCATTTTTATATAAATCACCACTAGCCCTGATTTGAATTTTAAAAGCATAGGTTTCATTTCCAATACTTTCTGTTTTTGATTTAGGTAAATCCAATGAAATGGAAGAAGTTGGTTCTGAAAATCGAACAGCTAACATTAAAAAGATCAAAAGGATAAACAAAACATCAATCAAACTGCTAATATCAATACCTGATTCTTGTTTCGGTTTTCTGAGTTTCATTCTGTTTTGGTATGGTCTTTTGCGATCAGTTCAGATAAATATCGAATTTTATTTTCGATGATTCGATGGAAAAACAAGGAAGGAATGGCTACAAGTAACCCGGCAATCGTTGTATTCAATGCATCTTTGATTCCGCCTGCCAAAACTTCCAAACTCACCTTTTTTTGGGCTTCCATTTCTCCAAAGGCAGTGTTGATCCCAATCACTGTTCCAAGTAAACCAAGCAACATAGCTAAGGAAGCGATGGTTGGGAACCAATGGGTTGTTCGTTCTAATGGAGAAAAAAACAAATCCAACTCATCTTCCGATGGTTCTTTCGGGAAACAGTTCATTCTAGTTTCCTTTTCTTCCAATTTTCGAAATCCAAGGAACAATCGCAAAAAAGAAGCCAAAGAAATCATCGAAAAAGCCAAAAGAAGAATAAAAATCAAAATTGCGGGAATTGAAAATGTCCAATTCATGGATGTATCGACCTCTATGAACCAATACAAACTGCCTTCCCAAGAAAAGAAACCCGAATATGTAAGAAAGAACTTTGATGGAATCGCAAGAGCTTACGACAGATTCAATGATTGGAATAGTTTTTTCCTACATCGAATCTGGAAAGATTGGGTTGTCAAAGAAGCTAAAAAAGAGGTCCCCCAAGCAACATCTGCATTGGATCTATGTTGTGGTACAGGTGATATCACGTATCGGTTATCTTTGGATCCCCAACTGCAAACGGTAGTTGGACTCGATTTTTCAGAACAGATGTTATCCTATGCTTTCCCGAAGGTAGAAGGGAAAACACAGGTCAAACTCCTTGTAGGTGATGCCATGGACCTCAAACAATTTCCCGAAGGGAGTTTTGATATTGTAACAATGGGTTTTGGCCTAAGAAATGTTTCGGATTTAAAAAAATGCCTTTTTGAGATCAAACGAGTGTTAAAGAAAGATGGAGTGTACGTCAATTTGGATGTTGGTCGTGTGAGACCCAAATTTCTGAAATACTTTGCTGATTTTTACTTTTTTAAAATCGTTCCTTTATTTGGGTATTTGTTGTATGGGAAACAAAACGAAATGTTTGATTACCTCCCCCATTCTTCCAAACTTTACCCCGACCAAGAAACACTTTCTCTGATCCTAACAGAAATTGGATTTACCAATGTCCGTTTTCAGAATTTTGTATTTGGAAATGCAGTTGCCCATATTGCAAAAAAGGGAAAATGATGCTTTTTTAAGCAATTATGTCTGATCAGTTTCGAAAATTGTCCTTTTTTTTGATCCCTGTTCGTACTTCTACCCAGAAATCCCATGGATTTCCCTAATTTTTTTGCAAAAGCGTTGATTATTTTCAATATTTGTCGTTTAATCTCCTATACAGGTAGGAAAAAAATATGAATCGATGGATCATTCTTTTGGTGCTTCCTCTCTTTCTTCTGGATTGCTCCAATAAGAAAAAAGGAATGTTATTACTCCCCTTTTTAGGGCTCGGCGACGGAACTACACAAGCCACAACGGCTTCCGCAAATGATGGTGATGGAACATTTACTGTGGTAGGATTGGAAACAACAGATCCAAGCCAAGTGACTACACCTGATTCCAATACAAACACTGGTGATACTGGTAATTCCGAAACTCCTTCCGTAGTCACTCCAACACCAACTCCAGCTGCGCCAACTCCTGGACCTACAACCGTTAATAATGAAACAACAACGACTGTGGTTGACCAAACCAATGGTGGAGATTTTAATTTTGAAACGAATATCACTGTACCAGTTACCGTTGTGATTGTGAATGAGGCAGGTCCAGTGACCAACGCTCCTGTCACTGTGACGGAGTCGATCACAACAGGGGAACCAAACGTTGTGGGAGTCGGAACTACTAACGGCAATGGTTCAGTCACCATTCCAATCAGTGTCCCCCCTACGGTTGTTTCTGTTGATATCAGTGTTGTCGGTGTGAATCCAACAACTGGAGAAGTTGTGGAAATCGTGGGATCAGCTCCCGTACAACAACCAGCAACTGGATCTAATTCAGAAGGCACTGTTGTGGTAGCACCTGTAATCAATGTAGACACTACCAATTTCCAACCAGTCAACGGTTGTGTGCAAGCAGTTGATTCGGATTGTGATGGTATTGCAAATAATTATGACGAATTCCCAGATGACCCAAGTTTAGCAACCATTGCAAGAACTGGTCGTTATACAATTGCATTTGAGGACATGTTCCCTTCTGCAGGGGATGCGGACTTAAATGACCACTCTACAGTGTTCAGTACTGAAATGGACAAAACACCGACTAACAAAGTAAAAATCATTCGTGGAACCTATACACATGTTGCAAAAGGTGCAGGTTACAATCACGAATTGAGACTTTCACTTGATGTTCCAACAAATGCTAATGTTCAAATCAGTTACGTTGATGGAAGTGGAAACCCATGGAATGGATGTGCGTCTGCTCCCAAATACACTGCCAATACTGCAGGTGATTGCACTGGTGGAACATTAACCCCTGCACAACTCAAACGTGGTGTATTAATCCTCCCAAGTTCTGATAAAACATTGTTTGGAAAGAAAAATGCTCCAGCAGCTGGATCTACTTTTACAATCAATGACTTCGTAAGAGGGGTAACTGCACAAGTTACGATTACTTTCGAAGAACCAGTGGATTTGAATGCAACTAAGAACCTAGTTGGGGGACACCTAAACTACTTCCTTGCAATCAACCAAAAAACTGACGGTGTTTTCAGACAAATTTTCCGTCCAGGTTACTTCAAAGATGCAAAAGGAAAAGACTCCTTCCTCGATAAAAATGGTTTCCCTTGGGCGATCATCGTTCCAGGTGTTTTCAACCACCCAACAGAAGGTGCTGACATTCGCAAACCATCAACTTCTGGTTACATTTTCTTTAACTCTTGGATGAACTCCAATGGTGTTGCTCATAAGGATTGGTATTTACACATCGACCAAATCCCTGCACCAAACCGACCATCCTATGTAGTCAGAGTGAGTGATTTTTACACAGACAACGGATTTACTGCATACCTCATCAAAGCGGTTCGTAAGAATGCTTTGGAAGTATCAGCAAGCCTGATCGTCGTAGGAGCTGCGTTAGGTTTTCTCATGAAACGTAAAATGGGAAATCCAAAAGCCGCTTAAAAACAATTCTACCTAAACAAAAGAAATCCTTCCTCCGAAACCACGGAGGGAGGATTTTTGTTTTATGGCCTCTCTTTTACGGTTCGCTGACAAAGATTACTTTTTATCTGGCAATTTTTTCAAAGACCTTGAGTTCCACCATCCGATCCTTGTGGATCCTCTTTGGCAAGGAACGAAGTTAGAAACTCAATTCCAACAGTTCCCTCTTCCTGACTTAAAAACACCGAACCACCGATCGTTTGGTTTAGTGACATCCGGATCCACTGGAGTCCCAAAAATAGTATGGAAAGAGTGGGCTGAAATCCATTCAGAACTTGAAGATTGGGCAAACGAAAAAGACATCCAAAGTTTTTTAGATGGGACCAACGAATTCCAAGTCCAAGTCCCGTTTTGCCATCTCTACGGCCTTCTCTGGGGATTTTTACTTCCAAAACAGTTAGGAATCCCTATTGTCTTTGGGGATGGATATAAACATTCGGAAACGACTCTCTGCATTACTTCTGCCCCTCAGTTACAACTGGCGTTATCACAAGGTTTGCAACTCCCAAGAAGAGCCATTGTTTCTGGGATGAAATTTCCAGTACCACTCGCTCGGGAACTTAGAGAAAAAACAGAAATTTCAATCATAGAGATTTATGGGTCCACAGAGACAGGCGGAATGGGTTACCGTGACCCACTTAGGCAAAATAGATTCCAATTTTTACCGAATGTAGAATTTCAATTCCAATCCGTAGAGGAAAATCAGGAACTTTTAGTCAAAAGTCCATTTGTTTCAAAACAATATTATTCCTTACAATCCAGTGAATGGGTATTATCTACAATACCCACTAATTCATATTATGCGACAGGAGATTTAGGAGAAAATTCGGATCTCGGATTTTATCTTTTCGGTAGGAAAGATCGTATTATTAAACACAAAGGAAAACGAGTGTCTTTGGACCGAATTGAATCAGAAATACTTGGTTTAGGACTCGAAGGTCAGTTTTTTTGTGTACCGGTCCATCATGAAACAGGTGATACAATTGGGTTATTTACGGATTCTTTACTTCCGATCGATAGAATCTACCAGAGATTACGCAATGAACTCCCAAGTAGTCATGTTCCAAGAGTGATTGTCAAACAAAACGAGATCCCAAAATTACCAAACGGGAAAACTGATTATTCCAAAATCTCAGGTTTGTGTTTTGAAGAATTCCTTAGGCTTCAATTGCTAAAAGAAAAAGGAAAAAACATCCAAAACATCAATTCGGAAACAACAATTCCTGAAATACTTGAATCAATATTGGGTTCGGTTCCAAAACCAGACCAACATTTCATTTATGATTGTGGGATGGATTCTATCCTCTTTAGTGAACTCATTTTGAAATTGGAAAAAAAATTAGGGCACCAAATCCCAGAGGAAGATAAACAAACCGGTTATTTAATCAGTTTGTCAGGGCTTGAAGAATATGTCAGGGATAAACTGTATTTGATAGAATGATGACTAACTGGGAAAGAATGGAATCTTTCCCAGTTTTTTTGAATCGATAAAATTCTTTTATCTTAGTTTTACAAAGATCCAATTTGAGTTTGTAGCTTTGTCGTGATACAAATGAATCACCACATTGGTAGGTTTCATTTTATAAGTAAAAACATAATTGAAAGCGATGTCCAAATCACCTGAAATCATACCTTCTTTGAATCTACCGTAAAAAATACGGTTATTGGTACAGATTGCTACTTCCGTGAAAAAGTTTTTCCCTACCGCTGTTTGAATGGGAACATTGGCAAGTTCCGATTCATATTTATTGTAGAGTAAAATTTTACCTGATTCATCTACCTTTACAATTCCAAATGGGCATGCATCTGCTTCCGATTGGTTAAGGGATCCGAGTTTACCTAAAATACTTGGGTCTATAAATTTGCTCATTAATTTCGTTCCTGTCCGAATGTGTTTTATGTTTCGTATTCTGAATACATCGAATTAAGTTGTTCTTCCATTCCTCGGATGAGTTCCATCACCTCAGAAATAGAATGGGTTTTTGTTTCCTTTAACAACATTTCCTTTTCCGCATATAAATCAGAGATTTGTTCTTCAATGGAGTCTGACTCTATAGAATTTGACGGATTCCCTGTCGCATTTGTCACAGAATTTTCTTTTTCTGCGTATAAGTCTTCCACTTGCATTACCAAATCTTTTGTGACTTCAATGAGGCTTGTTACGTCCTCAGTCCCTCTGACTTGATTTCGGATCAATTCATTGATCCAATAAATGACGGAATTCTGTGATTTCGCCTTTTCTAAACGCAATCGTTCTGAAAGCGGATAGTGTTCTTCAATTTCCCTTTTAGTGAATATCATAGTCTAAATATTAGATGTATTTTTTGTTAAAATTACGTCAAAAAAAATGAATCCTACAAAAAATTAGGGAAACCAATGCCACAACAAAAAATCTTCAATGAAAAAGAGAGACTCTACTCTCGTTTGGTTTGGAATGATTCTATCAATTTAGTCCTTTTTCTCCTCCTCGCAGGTATGTTTGGATACCAATCCATTTACGGACTTCTCCCAGTAATAATCCAATTTATTGCTGGATCGGTGGTTTTTATTACTTTCGTATTTTCTATTTTTCGAATGATCCAAAATAAAAATATTCTAAAAAAAGATATAGTCTCAAATCATTTAGCCGCTGATCCAGTTTTATTACTTTCCGGATATGGAATTGATATCCACGAATATTCGGAGTCTCTAACAGATACATGTTCTGATTTACAAAAAAGATTGGATGCCATTGGCAATCATATCATTGAATTAAATGAGAAAATTCAAACGACAGGCGGTGACATCGATCGTGTGTACCAAATTGTCTCCCAACTCGCTTCAGAAGAAGTAAAACTTATGGATGCAGTGGGTAAAACTTCAGAAGAAATCAACATCATGTTTGAAATTGTAAACGTCGTCATAGCTGAGATACAAAGCAGAAATGAAACAATGGAAAATTTAGTCCAATTAAGTAAGGATGGTAGAAAAAAAGTAAATGATACCAATTTTACAATCCAAAGGATCAGTGAGTCCTCAGGGAATATTCTAAAACTCATCGACTTCATTAATGGAGTATCCAAACAAACGAATTTACTAGCAATCAATGCGGCCATTGAGGCAACTCACTCTGGTTCCGAAGGGAAAGGATTCACGGTCATTGCTGACGAAATTAAAAATTTATCTACAATGACGGCAAACAATGCAAAACAGATTTCGAAAATCTTAAACGAAAATGTGAATGATTATAAAAAGGCAGAAAAACTTGGGATTGAATCGGGAGATGCCTTTCAATTCATCGCTTCGGAAATTCATATTGTTCATGGAACTATAGCGGAAGTTGTACAATCCATTCAGGAATTAAAGTCGAGAGGTGGCGCTATCCTTTCCAAAGCAAAAACACTAGATGATGTTGCAGAACGTGTGAGAGATACTTCTGGTGAGGTTTATGGTGAGATTGTTACGATCAATTCAAACCTAGACGAAATCCAATCCTTATCGAATACAATCCAAAATGAATGCGAAGAGATTCGTTCTGCACAACAAGTCATCTTAAAAACGACTGAAATTTTAAAATCACAAATTAAAGAGATCCATTCTGTCACAGATAAGATGATGATGGGAACCACTTGAAAATAGATAGACCGATTGTTCTATAATTCAAAAACTGGGTGAATGAGAAATAGAGAGATATTACTCGAATACAAAGTTCATCCCCTTTGGAAATTTTTAGAAGAAACATATGGTTTTGAACAGGCATTCCGAATGTTCAAACCATATGAAGGGGCCAACATACTACCAAAACTCATCGATCGAAACACAATGGTAGTTTCCATGCCACTCATTCTCTCCAATACAAATTATGTAGGGACCCATTTTGGTGGTTCCTTATATTCTATGTGTGATCCATTTTTTATGTTTTTACTCATGATGAATTTAGGAAAAGATTATATGGTTTGGGACAAAGGTGCAAAAATCGATTTTGTCAAACCAGGTGAAGGCACTGTAACAGCAACGTTCCATCTTCCTGATTCTGAATTTGCAGAAATCAAAAATCTCTTACAAAAAGAGAAAAAAACAATCCGAACCTATGAGGCTCTCGTTGTTGGTGAAGATGGAAAAACTGTTGCTCAAATTACCAAGGATTTGTACATCCGTAGGCTCACCTAAGCACAGTGAATGAATTTTCTTAATTTAAAACTGAAATCGACCTAAACCATCAAATTGGGATTTTGGTAATCGAAATTCCAATTTAGATCTGGTATGAATTTGGATGTAAGTAGCACCTTTGGGAGCGTCTCCAGTCCAAACATAACCAGACTTAGTTTCCGTAAATAATTCTTTTTTGATCTGATTTCTTTCTATATTTAAAAAATTAATTCCAACAAGAGAGGATTTGGAGTTTGTTTCCAAGAAGATTCGGCCACTACGGGAAACATTTATATCTACCAATTTCCATTCCCAAATTTTTCCATGAAATTCATATTCATAGTTAGGTGATACAGGAGGGATTGTATATGCGATTTGATAATCTTTGGTTTCATTTTTACGAAATTCCGACCCAATTCCATAGGTTAAAAATTTCTGTGAATGAAACAAACTGTAGTTTAAAGGCAGACCAACTGACAAGATGAGGAGTAAGGGAGAAAACCAAATCGTTTTCCTATACTTATCAAAACTGGGAGAATAACCAGTTCCTTTTTCTCCTAAAAGAATGAGATAAAAACATAAAAAGGCACCATCCGAATTCTGGATTTGGACTCCAAATAAAAATGGGATGAGAAGTAAAATGCCTTGTTTCCAAAGCCCTCTTTCCCAAATGAAAATCCCGATATAAAAAAGAAATACAATGGAACCAAGGATTCCTAATTCATACAACATCCAATGGTAAAATGTAGGTGGGAAGTCAACGAAGGGAATGTTGGCAATTGATCCATTTTGTTCTGGGGAAAGTAAAAACAAGGGAAAAGATCCAATCCCATTCCCCATCCAAAGGTTTTCATGAATTCCCAAATTTGCAACTTTGATGAGCTCATATCGGACTAAATCCAATTGTTGGAAGGCTAAACTGGGAGAGCTAGGGAATGATTTTAGAAACAACATAAATCGTTTTGCTAAGATCACAAGATCCCATTCTTTTGGTACCAAACTGATGCCATATAATGCCAAACAACCTAATACTGGTAAAGCGAAGTAAAGCCCAATTTGTGTGAAAATTTTGGTTTTTGGTGACAAGATCCATAAATCCGTTATCAGTTGGATGAATCCAACTAAAACTGTTACTCCCCATATCACCCAAAAAGCCTTTCCTTGTTTTAATCCCAACCAGGTGATAAGGAGGAAAGAAAGGATTAATAATATTAAACTAAAACGTTCTTTTGATTTTCGCCAAATATGAGTTAGTTTTGTCATCCATAAAAATCCGACAATTGGAAGGAGCCAAGATGCCGATCCTGAGTCCTGGAAAAAACCTGTTGTGCGTCCTGCACTGACGCTTAAATGAGTTCCCTGTGAAAAAAATTCCAAACTCCAAATAGATTGGATACACATAACCAAAAGATTGATTCCAAATCCTAAAAAGAGTCCAAATCGAATCTGTTCTGATAAACTATCCTTTGATGGAGTTGGCATAGAACGTTCTTCTGAAAAAAAATACAAAATGACAAGTGTGAGTGGAATGAGAATTTTACAAGAAAGCCCCATTGCTTCTCTTGAAGAAAGTTTTGGATAATACAAATATTCTTGGATACCAAGCCCTGTAAATATACCGATCCCTTGGTATTCTAAAAAACACAAAATCGTTAAACAGAAGATAAAAAACAAAAACCCAAAATAGGTAGAATACCAAATGGGAGAATTTGATTTTCCAGTGGGATTTCGAATCATCCAGTCGGTAATGATTTGTTCTGATTGTTTTGGTAATGCAGTTTCATTTCTGCCAATTAACACAAGTAAGGTTTCTCGAACCCAAATCCCAAGAATGGAACCAAGAAGAAGTCCCACTAATTGATAAGAACCCACCATCGGTAATCCCGATAAATAGGGAAGCCTAACAAGAGTAACCGCCGATAAACTCGTCCAAACC
This window of the Leptospira limi genome carries:
- a CDS encoding PAS domain-containing sensor histidine kinase, translated to MIEQIISIGIAATLLYFAYFYRNAYRREKKLRKILFRKNLINAEEIGRVIREKEKQFQDIYDTANSIIIRWSPDFRIHSVNPYAEEFFQMAKDKAEGKDLVLDLFRVPFEKSNEIKSLLWNIFHRPEQNIRQEFDVYIGLDDKRTVTWSNRILKNEFGYPYEVLSIGIDITNRKIAEENLMKSYERILDLYNNAPCGYHSLDKDNILVSINDTELDWLGYTREEIVGNFRINDLLTHSSFEKFQQIIHSFPQETLTGVELEFVRKDKSTFFVSLNSIPTYDKNGNFVISKSTVFDITDRKIAEDKLNDYSQKIQLQNKRLQKAVEAAIKANQSKSVFFSKITHELRTPLHAVIGFSQILEKDPNLPDHLKGYVNSLYENGVHLLGMINDILDLSKIEAGKMTETREKFSLVQLWDTLFSMFSYRFAEKQIHFELLQPETIENKFYEADLQKIRQILVNLLGNSLKFTNQGFVNLEIQIKQGLEPNIDLVCFTVKDSGIGIPKDQLHSIFEAFQQTEQGSSYQEGTGLGLSISHQLVDFLGGTIQVDSELNQGSTFVFELPLLQLMEIPNDLILKSKIGPTNSKEVWHITNADEKEKEYVRNFLNSEDNQFKNEILQLIKIQNFGQLLQLLGKITSEAKGKTILLEKVKNKRYKFLIDLVQSSSL
- a CDS encoding ExbD/TolR family protein, producing MKLRKPKQESGIDISSLIDVLFILLIFLMLAVRFSEPTSSISLDLPKSKTESIGNETYAFKIQIRASGDLYKNDTKMDMDTFVKTLESNSDPNKSVSLEVDQHIEFGTFVTVTDILKQKNYQKIEIKTEKQ
- a CDS encoding MotA/TolQ/ExbB proton channel family protein — protein: MNCFPKEPSEDELDLFFSPLERTTHWFPTIASLAMLLGLLGTVIGINTAFGEMEAQKKVSLEVLAGGIKDALNTTIAGLLVAIPSLFFHRIIENKIRYLSELIAKDHTKTE
- a CDS encoding ubiquinone/menaquinone biosynthesis methyltransferase gives rise to the protein MNQYKLPSQEKKPEYVRKNFDGIARAYDRFNDWNSFFLHRIWKDWVVKEAKKEVPQATSALDLCCGTGDITYRLSLDPQLQTVVGLDFSEQMLSYAFPKVEGKTQVKLLVGDAMDLKQFPEGSFDIVTMGFGLRNVSDLKKCLFEIKRVLKKDGVYVNLDVGRVRPKFLKYFADFYFFKIVPLFGYLLYGKQNEMFDYLPHSSKLYPDQETLSLILTEIGFTNVRFQNFVFGNAVAHIAKKGK
- a CDS encoding LruC domain-containing protein: MNRWIILLVLPLFLLDCSNKKKGMLLLPFLGLGDGTTQATTASANDGDGTFTVVGLETTDPSQVTTPDSNTNTGDTGNSETPSVVTPTPTPAAPTPGPTTVNNETTTTVVDQTNGGDFNFETNITVPVTVVIVNEAGPVTNAPVTVTESITTGEPNVVGVGTTNGNGSVTIPISVPPTVVSVDISVVGVNPTTGEVVEIVGSAPVQQPATGSNSEGTVVVAPVINVDTTNFQPVNGCVQAVDSDCDGIANNYDEFPDDPSLATIARTGRYTIAFEDMFPSAGDADLNDHSTVFSTEMDKTPTNKVKIIRGTYTHVAKGAGYNHELRLSLDVPTNANVQISYVDGSGNPWNGCASAPKYTANTAGDCTGGTLTPAQLKRGVLILPSSDKTLFGKKNAPAAGSTFTINDFVRGVTAQVTITFEEPVDLNATKNLVGGHLNYFLAINQKTDGVFRQIFRPGYFKDAKGKDSFLDKNGFPWAIIVPGVFNHPTEGADIRKPSTSGYIFFNSWMNSNGVAHKDWYLHIDQIPAPNRPSYVVRVSDFYTDNGFTAYLIKAVRKNALEVSASLIVVGAALGFLMKRKMGNPKAA
- a CDS encoding AMP-binding protein, with the translated sequence MASLLRFADKDYFLSGNFFKDLEFHHPILVDPLWQGTKLETQFQQFPLPDLKTPNHRSFGLVTSGSTGVPKIVWKEWAEIHSELEDWANEKDIQSFLDGTNEFQVQVPFCHLYGLLWGFLLPKQLGIPIVFGDGYKHSETTLCITSAPQLQLALSQGLQLPRRAIVSGMKFPVPLARELREKTEISIIEIYGSTETGGMGYRDPLRQNRFQFLPNVEFQFQSVEENQELLVKSPFVSKQYYSLQSSEWVLSTIPTNSYYATGDLGENSDLGFYLFGRKDRIIKHKGKRVSLDRIESEILGLGLEGQFFCVPVHHETGDTIGLFTDSLLPIDRIYQRLRNELPSSHVPRVIVKQNEIPKLPNGKTDYSKISGLCFEEFLRLQLLKEKGKNIQNINSETTIPEILESILGSVPKPDQHFIYDCGMDSILFSELILKLEKKLGHQIPEEDKQTGYLISLSGLEEYVRDKLYLIE
- a CDS encoding PAS domain-containing protein; translated protein: MSKFIDPSILGKLGSLNQSEADACPFGIVKVDESGKILLYNKYESELANVPIQTAVGKNFFTEVAICTNNRIFYGRFKEGMISGDLDIAFNYVFTYKMKPTNVVIHLYHDKATNSNWIFVKLR
- a CDS encoding methyl-accepting chemotaxis protein encodes the protein MPQQKIFNEKERLYSRLVWNDSINLVLFLLLAGMFGYQSIYGLLPVIIQFIAGSVVFITFVFSIFRMIQNKNILKKDIVSNHLAADPVLLLSGYGIDIHEYSESLTDTCSDLQKRLDAIGNHIIELNEKIQTTGGDIDRVYQIVSQLASEEVKLMDAVGKTSEEINIMFEIVNVVIAEIQSRNETMENLVQLSKDGRKKVNDTNFTIQRISESSGNILKLIDFINGVSKQTNLLAINAAIEATHSGSEGKGFTVIADEIKNLSTMTANNAKQISKILNENVNDYKKAEKLGIESGDAFQFIASEIHIVHGTIAEVVQSIQELKSRGGAILSKAKTLDDVAERVRDTSGEVYGEIVTINSNLDEIQSLSNTIQNECEEIRSAQQVILKTTEILKSQIKEIHSVTDKMMMGTT
- a CDS encoding DUF4442 domain-containing protein, coding for MRNREILLEYKVHPLWKFLEETYGFEQAFRMFKPYEGANILPKLIDRNTMVVSMPLILSNTNYVGTHFGGSLYSMCDPFFMFLLMMNLGKDYMVWDKGAKIDFVKPGEGTVTATFHLPDSEFAEIKNLLQKEKKTIRTYEALVVGEDGKTVAQITKDLYIRRLT